The nucleotide window ATCTTTCATACAAATTGTAAGCATGGTAGTTCTTTAAATAGCATCTAATGAACAATGTGTAAAATAAACCCCAGCCTCTATCGCTGATAGTATAAATGGTTTTGCAGGTACTAGAGATGAGAAGATAGCTCGAGGTATAAGATTCATCAAGAGCGATGGCAGCTCAAACCGTACTTATGAAGCTTACCTCAACCAGCCAGACAACTCGAGTTCATGGGGTGATGTGATACTAGCAGCAGGAGCTTTGGGCAGCCCTCAGATTTTGTTATTAAGTGGCATTGGCCCTCAAGAACACCTAAACAAATTTGAAGTCCCGCTAGTACTCGACTTGAAGGGAGTTGGAGAAGGAATGCGAGACAATCCTGGTATTGCAATCTTAGCTGACTCCAGGCCTCAAAATCGAACACCAGAACCTCCAAAAGTTGCTGGTATTGCAGATGACTTCAAAATCATAATCGAGGCAGGAATTTTACCTATTAGCTTCAATGCGACAGTAATTCCCATTGCTGCCAAAATTGCCTTCCCAGAATCAGTAGGAAAGCTTGAACTCAACAGCACTGACCCAAGAGCAAACCCATCAGTGACCTTCAACTACCTATCAAGCAAGAAAGACCGGGCACAATGTGTGAAGCTGGGTCAGCTGCTTGAGCGAGTTGTAAGGTCCGAATCAATCGCCTTCTTTCTGGGTTCAAACGAACACCAAAACAAGCTGATGTCTACCAAAGATGAGCTCAGAAAACTCTGCAAGAAGAATGTCAGAACCTTCTACCACTACCATGGTGGTTGCACAATGGGATCAGTGGTCGACAAGAGTTATAGGGTTTATGGTGTTAAAGGATTGAAAGTGATTGATGGGTCAACCTTCCTGGAATCACCAGGCACAAACCCAATGGCCACTCTGCTAATGCTGGGAAGATATCAAGGGATCAAAATTCTTCAGGATAGAAAAGATGCTTCTTTTATCAATCCCAGAACCTGATCAGCTTGTATTAGCCAATTACTGCATGTGTTCATAAATTTAAGAAGTTTCAGTCTTTGCATCGGAAATTTGAGACAAACAGCAGCCTATGCATAATTTTGAAACTTCcacattgataaaaaaaaaaaaggcacaaagaagatgaaaaatcTATATTGTTCCACTACTCCAAAGAGAACTCAAAACTTTGACACTGTACAAAACTATACCCCCTACCAATTTCATATGTCTTTGAATTCTTGTTCTAACTGTGCATATGATCACCCAGAGCCGGCTCTCGATCAACAGGTGCAAGATGGCAgtctttgaatttttgttctaacTGTGCATATGATCACAGATCTGagatcaccatcatcatcagctGCTTCGCTTGGAGTCTCGGTTCTCTATTTTAAAAACAGGAAAAATAATTTGaaactatttttattttgaatttctATTATATTTTAAAGTCTTTATGGCTtttgaaaattatttaaatttttaacACTAAAATTTTATCTTTCAAGGAGATTAAACTAGTCGTCGTTACCGATTCATAGGAATCTTCAGAAGATTTTTTAGACACTCACGTCATTTAAGAGTTAATATTATCCAAAATtatttataataataaaataaaaaaagattttttCAGACCGCTACATTTAGACCGTTCATTTAATCACTGTCTGATCAGGACCGTCAGCTTGAGAAGGATCATATCAGACCACATAACCCGTTTTCCTTCCGAAGGCGACCCGATCTTTTCTCCACTCTCCGGCCATCTCCCGACGTCGTACCGGCACTGTTGGCTTCCTCTCAACAGAGCGAAGCGGAGCCTACTTACCTTTTCTCCGAACTAGCAGCGATGATGGCAGAACGGATCCCGAAAGTTCACGGGTTTTCCTGCGGGtttttccgattccggccatTTCATGGCGTGGCAACGGTGAAGGAAGCTTCGTAAAACCTCCGAGTAGGAATTGATCAATTGTTGCCCCTCAAATCCGAGCGCTTGCAGAATTGGAGGCGGCTTGGGGGGTTTTGATCACTGACTGTCGGAGTTGTTCAAGTATTATACATGTTTGGTTCAATGACTGAAATTATGAAAGTATGAGCTGCGATTGATGTTTTGTTAAAGCGAtacgttaacatttctcatacattaattatttttatcactttaaatactcatgttaccactttgaagattaatattattgttttgaggactcatat belongs to Rosa chinensis cultivar Old Blush chromosome 4, RchiOBHm-V2, whole genome shotgun sequence and includes:
- the LOC112200925 gene encoding (R)-mandelonitrile lyase-like, with the protein product MLMGFPLHLLLLFVHSAICSSGQTFPYMTSDVQQVSGRFFDYIVVGGGTAGCPLAATLSEKFSVLLVERGGSPYGDPFILESKQYGFSLLQTDEYTSVAQSFVSKDGVSNLRGRVLGGSSALNGGFYSRASEDFVAKVGWDIGGVTDAYEWVESRIISKPDLTHWSYVAAFSFLEAGIFPYNGFSLEHIQGTKIGGSLFDEQGRRHLSADLLQAGNPSNITVLLNATLNNVIFHTNCTRDEKIARGIRFIKSDGSSNRTYEAYLNQPDNSSSWGDVILAAGALGSPQILLLSGIGPQEHLNKFEVPLVLDLKGVGEGMRDNPGIAILADSRPQNRTPEPPKVAGIADDFKIIIEAGILPISFNATVIPIAAKIAFPESVGKLELNSTDPRANPSVTFNYLSSKKDRAQCVKLGQLLERVVRSESIAFFLGSNEHQNKLMSTKDELRKLCKKNVRTFYHYHGGCTMGSVVDKSYRVYGVKGLKVIDGSTFLESPGTNPMATLLMLGRYQGIKILQDRKDASFINPRT